A segment of the Apteryx mantelli isolate bAptMan1 chromosome 13, bAptMan1.hap1, whole genome shotgun sequence genome:
GCCATCGCCGACGGTGCTCCTGGAGGAAAGGTGTGCGTCCCCATCACAGCCGTGCATGTCCCGACACCCGAGTGCCTGTCTGCGTCAGTGTGATGAGAAACCCCTGtgattttctgattttattttatcaaAGCCAGTGATAAAATGCTGTTAGTGTGATGAGATAAAACCAAAACTGATGTGGCAAGAGCATCTCTGGTCCCTGCTTTCGGGAGGGAAGCAGCTGCGCACTCTGTTCCCCCCTGGGGACAGGAGTGACATTCCCCGAGGGTGTGGGGGATGGACGGAGATCCCCAGGGAGGACATGGCACctgtgtgctggggacagggacacgtacacactgggggggggggggcatcaatTGGCACTGAAGACTCAGGGCACACACATGGGATGGGGGACAGCCCAGGGGACACCCACACCCATGCTGGGACAGGCACAGCCCTGGCACCGGCAGGGGATATGGGACGGGGATGGGAACAGCCCCAGTGAGGAGAGGGGACCTGTGCCGCGATGGGGACGGCCCCAGCGAGGAGAGGGGatatgggatggggatggggacagcccCAGCAAGGAGAAGGGACACGTGCCAGGATGGGGATGGTCCTGACGAGGATGGGAGGCCTGTGCCGTGATGGGGATGGCCCTGGCAAGGACAGGGGATATGGGATGGGGATGGCCCCAGTGAGGATGGGGGTCCCATGCCAGGACGGGGACGGCCCTGGCAAGGATGGGAGGCCGTGCCAGGACTGGGATGGCCCTGGCGAGGAGATGAGACCCGTGCCGGGATGGGGACAGCCCCGGCGAGCAGAGGGGACCGGTGCCGGGACGGGGACGGCCCATTAGGCCAGGGGGGACCTGTCCtgccggggccgagggcggcTCCCCTCAGCACGCTGGCAGCCCTCGCCCCTCCGGGGAGGCGTgtgccggcggggccgcccgtccccgtccccgtccccatccccgtcccgtccccgtcccgtccccgcgctgcccgggctgcggccgaggccgggccgggcggcggcgggcaccagcaggccgcgcgctgccggggcgggcaggagggagggcggcggcgcggccatgTTGAGGGCGGGGAGCGCGGagggcgcggaggcggcgccggggccgctgcggggcgcggcgcctccctgctcccccccgccgccgccgccgccgccgctgctcctcgccgccgcagccggcgggccgcgccgcgccgctccatGGCGACCGCCAGCCCCTGCATCGTGGTGAgtgcggcgggcggccccggccgcgggctcccgccgccgcgccgggggagcGCGCTGGGCCCCGGCGTGTCGGGGGGGCCCCGGCGTGTCGGGGGGTCCCTGCCCCGCTCTCGGCCGGCGGgtgcgggcggggggggcccctCACCCCGCCCCGCCAGCGCCTGCGCTCGGCGgtgcgggcggcagcgcgggggccccTCGGCGCCCTGCCCGTGTCACCTTGAGGGGGGCCCGGcctccgccgcgctgccgccgccctcAGCCGCGGGCCggcgggtgccggtgccggcggcccccccccccccccccccgtccccgcctCAGCGCTTCTTCcctcttgtttatttttaatttatttttaattttttcccgcGGGCTGCCTCAGCGTGCCGAGGGAAGTTGttggctccccccccccacccccgagggTAGCGTGGAGCGGTGTTTTCCCCAATTAGCGGTCATTTCTCGAGAGGATTTAGAGCAAAAACACGACTAGGAGAGCCGGGGCTGCTCCTTCAGAAATTGCCGTGGAATAACTTCCCATCAGGAATTAAACCAACGTGATATAACTTCCTATTCCCCTCGCTGCTCCGAGCGTGCAAGGAAGAATCTGCTTTGTATCGTAAAACTCGGGAATGCTGCGTAAATAGCTTAGGATGTATTTTTGGAGGAAGAACATTctggggatatatatatatttttcctcataAATGCACTCTCCTGAGGATGTTGcatgttcatttttattattattattttttaagccagCGCCTGGGGTTCGTGAGCGGCTGCAGTAGTTTGAAATACGTGTTGGTGCCTTCTGCTTTAGAGATGTGCTGACCGTACGGTTGCGACTGTAAATGCGTGCAGttctctttccaaaaataaaaaaataaaaaatctatgTGCAAAATCTGTAGGAAAGGCCCGTTCCTTGCCAAACGCAGCGAGCAAGGTTTATTAGATACCTTTGATATAATTGCGGGGCTAAACCATAGGAAAGTTCCATACCTTTGCAAAGGGACCTGCCTTATTACGTGAAATCGTAGCTTGCCCTGGATTGCAGGGACCCAGCTCAGGGACTGGGTGCGCGGCAGGTCCCGCGGCATCTGTTTCGGATGGAAGGGTATTTCTAGCTTCCATGTGAAATGCTCATTGCAGGTTACacagcaaaaaacccccacctaaACAGTTGGCTGGTTGCAGGCCAGGTAAGTGCTTCCTGGGGCCCTGAAATGAGACTGTGTTCTGCAAGGGCAGTGGTAGCCAAAATGGGTCCTTAAAATGCCTGCCCTGGTGGGTTGTCGTTAATAAGCTTCAGTTTTCCCTCTGCAGTTCTTAACTTCTCTTAATACATGCAAGTGTTCAGCTACATaaccaaaaaatgaaataatgaaaaaattcaTTGCAATTTTCTAGTTGCAACTAGGTTAAGGTTCAGGGAAACCTATTCTTGATGCTGTCATGACAATATATGCTGAACCTCACCAGTATTTGCTATAATTATATACATATGCTGATCCCTTGTCCTAATTAATATGCACTTGCTAATATTGCAAGCTGTTTCATACAGGGAATTTGCCCATGCGGAACAGGTTGCTGAAGTAGGGCTTTAATTTCTGATTCTGAAAGATTTTGAACTTCCATGCTTTCCAGATCGTGGTCAGAGAAGACTTGTTTCATAGGAACATAACTCGTCATGCTGATATAGCTGTCTTGTCTTGTGTTGAAAACTGGCACCTGTGTTTTGTTGTGATTTGGTGTTGTGGAGATTTGGAAGATGTCCATGTTAAAAGGTCTGATTGCTTAGCTGCAAAGGCAGGTTTTGCATTACACTTACTGAAATCAAAGGTGTTAAAAAGCTCCTTGATTTTTCATGAAATAAAGAGATTCATCGAGATGTGGTAGTTCAATTTCTTGCTCTCCAGTGGGGGAGAACATTGTTAGGACCTCAAATAATTTCCTGCCCATACAACAGCCCATGTAGTATTTGAAACAACTCTTGTGAAACATAAGATTTTGTTAGTATAAACACTGTGTTCAGTGTGACTGATGCTTTTATATAGAGGGAAGGTAAGGTGATCCAGATGGGTGTAATGGATTTGATAGTTTATTGAACAGGGTGAAGGACTTGCAGAGCTTTTCTCCCCGCATACTTGCTATAAGACTTTGTGGAAATCTCACCTTATTTCCTTTGCAGATTGGCGATGATGAACAAGGTTACGACCTGGACTTGTTCTGCATACCTAAACATTATGCAGATGATTTGGAAAAAGTCTATATTCCTCATGGGCTCATCATGGACAGGTTTGTTTGACTTCAGACAGTACACTGCTCCAGCTGATTCCATGACACTGGAAAAAATGATCTTCCAGTGACAATTTTGCTGCCTGGTGACTGTCAAAATAGATTAATTTTAATTAGAGACTCAGACGTGCAAGTGTTAATTAACTCTTTATTGTATGGCTTCTAAGAGTTTGTACATTTGCTGTCACACTATTGTTTGGAAATTTTTCATAATTCTCGAGAGCATTTGTGGTACGTAGCAATATATGACTTTCTTTACAGTGTTTCTTTGatgtttttccatctttaaatCTAATTAGAGCACATTATTTATTGAGTTAGTTTAGTCTGAAAATAATTATAATGTCTTGAATTTCCTTAGGACAGCAATGAAAGTAAATTATTAAGCACATCATCTTACACTTTTTCATGTTAGTATAGCAGACAAGTAATATCCAACATTCTCCTACTTTCTAGGAAACACATTAGTCTTTGCAAATACCAGTCTGTCACTACTTGGGTCACTGAAATCTGTTATGTGCTCTCAAAGTTTCATCTCATGCCATCAGAAATGAGTACAAAAGCCTATAAggcattttttgttttactttgtttgaTAGTTACCTAATTCCTCTTAACAGGATAAAAACAAATTCTGTAGAGGAGTTATTGGAGACACAGGACAATTAAAAAGTGGTTCTGAGTAGATCTTCCAGGAGATCTTGTAAATGGGAATGCATCTAGAGTTTGCATGGTGCTAGTTGATTAGAATAAAAAACTGTTTATAGGAATGTTTTTTATAAGTATTGTAAAACCTTTGTCTATGTATAGAAAAAAATGGACAGAGTACAGTTAAGTAATATGATGTAAAGTTTATAATTGTTTGCTGTGAGAAACCTGTTGTTGGCTGATACACAGTAAATACATACCatgctttctaaaataaattgCAAGATAAATTTAGAAACAATGGTTGCAGAAAAACAGCACTGtgttttcttgctttgctttgctttgcaggtGTCATATTTTGGAGTTAGGACGAGTTTCTTGCATTCTAGCTTGTCAAAAACATAGAGGTCTAGTTTAAAATTTGAGAATTGTCTTGCTTCTTCTCAGTTAGTTAAGGGCTACTATCTTTTTTGTTGTATTAGTTTACATTGCACTGTGCCTGGAAACTGAACCTATCTTTTGGAGGGAGAAAAACACCTTTAGTGTCCCATATCTAACAGTAAAACAGCTTCAGGGCGTTCAGATTTGCTTTGGCTGAATGTGACGTATGAAAACAAGGGAGTTTGGCAGTGTTACTGTTAGATTAACCTTGAAAAGCAAAAGTTTGTTGACCAATAACGAGTAAAATGAGCTGAAGTGGTAGGCAAATATTTCAGAGGAAGATGTGTTTCTGAGCTTGGTGCCTATGTTTACTGCTATTGTTCACAATACAAAATACGGCTGCTCTAGTAAGCAAATTAATATGTTATGACAGCtgactttttcttgtttttgtttaggACGGAAAGACTGGCACGAGAAATTATGAAGGGCATGGGAGGACACCACATTGTAGCTCTCTGCGTACTCAAGGGTGGCTATAAGTTTTTTGCTGATTTATTAGACTACATCAAAGCATTGAACAGAAACAGTGACAAATCAATCCCCATGACCGTAGACTTCATCAGGTTGAAGAGTTACTGTGTAAGTATATCTGCAATGCTGtgcaatttttatataaaatttacTAACTTAAAGTTATTGAAAGAGATGGCCTAATATTGTTACTGCCTAAATGTGCTAATAATATACGAATAATTAAGGGAATTAAGAGGATGGGGGAGGGATAATGAAAAAGTAGTCACAAGTTAATTTGTTGTTTCTctgtctgttttctttcaaagcttGTTCTCCTCCTCAGTCCAGTAAAACCCTTTTCTAGAGCAAAGAAATCCTTTCCATGTCCTTTACTTATTT
Coding sequences within it:
- the HPRT1 gene encoding hypoxanthine-guanine phosphoribosyltransferase isoform X3, which translates into the protein MATASPCIVIGDDEQGYDLDLFCIPKHYADDLEKVYIPHGLIMDRTERLAREIMKGMGGHHIVALCVLKGGYKFFADLLDYIKALNRNSDKSIPMTVDFIRLKSYCNDQSTGDIKVIGGDDLSTLTGKNVLIVEDIIDTGKTMKTLLSLLKQYNPKMVKVASLLVKRTPRSVGYRPDSYLCDQRDRETEIQSMKASSAVTTEL
- the HPRT1 gene encoding hypoxanthine-guanine phosphoribosyltransferase isoform X2 — protein: MATASPCIVIGDDEQGYDLDLFCIPKHYADDLEKVYIPHGLIMDRTERLAREIMKGMGGHHIVALCVLKGGYKFFADLLDYIKALNRNSDKSIPMTVDFIRLKSYCNDQSTGDIKVIGGDDLSTLTGKDIIDTGKTMKTLLSLLKQYNPKMVKVASLLVKRTPRSVGYRPDFVGFEVPDKFVVGYALDYNEYFRDLNHICVISETGKQKYKA